In one Brassica oleracea var. oleracea cultivar TO1000 chromosome C9, BOL, whole genome shotgun sequence genomic region, the following are encoded:
- the LOC106313991 gene encoding NAC domain-containing protein 8-like — protein MHRHQVVWNSNPTRHCPNCHHVIDNSYEVDDWPGLPRGVKFDPSDPEIICHLLAKSGLSVCVPLFHRTIKTYNTRTRKRRKIHDDDFGDVSWLKTGRTKPVVLDGAFSHCHGIQYLLVQHCKS, from the exons ATGCATCGGCACCAAGTGGTGTGGAACAGCAATCCTACAAGACACTGTCCCAACTGTCATCACGTCATTGACAATAGTTAC GAAGTTGATGACTGGCCAGGCTTGCCAAGAGGCGTGAAATTCGATCCCTCTGATCCAGAGATCATCTGCCATTTGCTTGCAAAATCTGGATTGTCAG TCTGTGTCCCACTTTTTCATAGAACTATCAAAACTTACAACACAAGAACTCGAAAGCGTAGAAAGATTCACGACGATGATTTTGGGGATGTGAGCTGGCTTAAAACAGGAAGGACTAAACCGGTCGTCTTGGATGGTGCCTTTAGTCACTGTCATG GTATCCAATACCTGTTGGTCCAACACTGCAAAAGCTGA
- the LOC106313799 gene encoding 50S ribosomal protein L33-like codes for MGDKRKKTFMFIRLVSAAGTGFFYVKRKSSKGLLEKLEFRKYDPRVNRHVLFTEQKMK; via the coding sequence ATGGGGGACAAGAGGAAGAAGACGTTCATGTTCATCCGTCTGGTCTCAGCGGCTGGAACAGGGTTCTTCTATGTGAAGAGGAAGAGCAGCAAGGGCCTTCTTGAGAAGCTTGAGTTCCGCAAGTACGACCCTCGCGTCAACCGCCATGTCCTCTTCACCGAGCAGAAGATGAAGTGA
- the LOC106319111 gene encoding uncharacterized protein LOC106319111: protein MSNKDEALRAKGLAEDWMSKSDFPTARRVAVKAQKMDETLENIAHMIMVCDVHCAAQEKSGDETDWYKILQVEYNADDNAIKKQYRKFALHLHPDKNKLPGAEAAFKMIGEAQRVLLDKDKRRLHDMKRKPFKRHAPGVPSYQPQPQQHAPPPRPFYTAPVFNAARSSFTKQAKPQAQAPQPAGFSESRTFWACCAFCHIKHECVKEFLHKQVICPSCGKLSVAFQTAFQAPPAQPTFSFYQQSKAPAQEAAAHKQQPESSVRVAPRKEASKAKSSGSSAEHINGNGKRKKIVESDDSEGSFECEEVAATGGQRSGRSVRSKQKVLYEETLPNGRNRKEKAKDDQVGSSRGSRASSGMASDMEILQCADPDFTNFDKLREESCFKAGQIWAMYDDKDKMPRYYANIRKVIRKPNFTLKITWLEHKPDDERAKGWARRKLPVSVGKYQLVGDDNASETPSFSHLISPTVRGSKDIVCVYPRIGETWALFKKWGINWPSSGGRGHEYKYEFVEVLSEYSEGLPITVAFLRKVKGFASVFHRVAAAAFQIPPHELLRFSHSIPSTKLTGRESSGVPVGSYELDTAALPQMIEEGGEEAVPVVRSNQARHHRSPPASPEPDCVVIPNFEFHDFTAERSEGKFTAGQIWSLNCKEEGLPKYYAKIQKVEWRPVFKLQINKLELESLPENVTQWRDERMPVTCGRFTLKENQREMLTKVNGFSHQIKAQQESSNKNMYTILPKTGDIWAMYKNWSDAIKVTSLKKCGYEVVEVLDDDESHIEVMMLERVDGFTSVFKEKVEGGVDVRRTIPRCELLRFSHYVPAFRLTGERGGAVRGYVELDCSALSRNLLRS from the coding sequence ATGAGCAACAAAGACGAGGCTCTTAGAGCCAAAGGGCTAGCAGAAGACTGGATGAGTAAATCAGACTTCCCCACTGCTCGTAGAGTCGCTGTCAAGGCTCAGAAGATGGACGAGACGCTTGAGAACATCGCTCACATGATAATGGTCTGCGATGTTCACTGCGCGGCGCAGGAGAAGTCAGGTGACGAGACTGACTGGTACAAGATTCTTCAGGTTGAGTACAACGCAGACGACAACGCCATCAAGAAACAGTACAGGAAGTTCGCGCTTCACCTCCATCCTGACAAGAACAAGCTCCCGGGCGCCGAAGCTGCTTTCAAGATGATTGGGGAAGCTCAGAGGGTTCTCTTGGATAAAGACAAGAGGAGGCTTCATGACATGAAACGCAAACCTTTTAAGAGGCATGCACCAGGAGTACCTTCTTATCAACCACAGCCACAACAACACGCTCCTCCGCCTAGGCCTTTTTACACTGCGCCTGTCTTTAATGCGGCGAGGAGCAGCTTCACGAAACAGGCGAAACCTCAAGCTCAGGCTCCTCAACCGGCTGGTTTTAGCGAAAGCAGGACCTTTTGGGCCTGTTGCGCCTTCTGTCACATAAAGCATGAGTGTGTGAAGGAGTTTCTACACAAGCAAGTGATTTGTCCGAGCTGTGGCAAGCTGTCCGTTGCTTTTCAAACCGCTTTTCAGGCTCCACCGGCTCAGCCGACTTTCTCCTTCTACCAACAGAGCAAGGCTCCAGCTCAAGAGGCAGCAGCGCATAAGCAGCAGCCGGAGAGCTCTGTCAGAGTCGCCCCAAGGAAAGAGGCTTCTAAAGCAAAAAGCTCTGGAAGTTCTGCTGAGCACATCAATGGAAACGGAAAGAGGAAGAAGATAGTTGAATCTGATGACAGCGAGGGTAGCTTTGAGTGTGAAGAAGTTGCAGCAACTGGTGGACAGCGTTCTGGGAGGTCTGTCCGTAGCAAGCAGAAGGTTTTATATGAAGAGACCTTGCCCAATGGGAGAAACAGGAAGGAGAAGGCTAAAGATGACCAAGTGGGAAGCTCAAGGGGATCTCGTGCCTCTTCAGGGATGGCATCAGACATGGAGATTCTCCAGTGTGCTGATCCTGACTTCACAAACTTCGACAAGTTAAGAGAAGAGAGCTGTTTCAAAGCTGGTCAAATATGGGCAATGTACGATGACAAGGATAAAATGCCTCGTTACTATGCCAACATCAGGAAAGTCATAAGGAAACCTAACTTCACGCTCAAGATAACGTGGCTAGAGCACAAACCAGATGACGAGAGAGCAAAAGGGTGGGCTCGCAGAAAGTTACCTGTATCCGTTGGTAAGTACCAGCTCGTCGGAGATGACAACGCAAGCGAAACTCCATCCTTCTCTCACCTGATCAGTCCCACAGTAAGAGGCAGCAAAGACATTGTCTGTGTGTATCCAAGGATCGGAGAAACGTGGGCTCTGTTTAAGAAGTGGGGCATCAACTGGCCCTCCTCTGGTGGCCGGGGTCATGAGTATAAGTACGAGTTCGTTGAGGTCTTGTCGGAATATTCCGAAGGGTTGCCTATAACGGTTGCGTTTCTGCGTAAAGTAAAAGGCTTTGCAAGTGTCTTTCATCGAGTTGCTGCGGCTGCGTTTCAGATTCCTCCTCATGAGTTGCTTAGATTCTCTCACAGCATCCCTTCGACTAAACTGACGGGGAGAGAAAGTAGCGGTGTTCCCGTTGGTTCTTATGAGCTTGATACAGCTGCGTTACCACAAATGATAGAAGAAGGTGGAGAAGAAGCTGTTCCTGTGGTGAGATCAAACCAAGCTCGCCATCATCGCTCTCCTCCGGCTTCACCAGAGCCTGACTGTGTCGTCATTCCCAACTTCGAGTTCCATGACTTCACCGCGGAGAGATCAGAGGGGAAGTTCACAGCTGGTCAGATATGGTCGTTGAACTGCAAAGAGGAAGGCTTGCCTAAGTACTACGCCAAGATTCAGAAGGTGGAGTGGAGGCCAGTGTTTAAGCTTCAGATCAACAAGCTAGAGCTGGAGTCACTCCCTGAGAATGTTACACAGTGGAGAGACGAGAGAATGCCAGTTACTTGTGGGAGATTTACCTTGAAGGAAAACCAGAGAGAGATGCTCACTAAGGTGAATGGCTTTTCGCATCAGATAAAGGCACAACAAGAGAGTAGTAACAAAAACATGTACACTATCCTCCCCAAGACTGGTGATATTTGGGCGATGTACAAGAACTGGAGCGATGCAATCAAAGTGACGAGCTTGAAGAAGTGTGGTTACGAGGTTGTTGAAGTTCTTGACGACGATGAGAGCCACATCGAGGTTATGATGCTGGAACGGGTGGATGGGTTTACTTCGGTGTTCAAGGAGAAAGTGGAAGGAGGAGTGGATGTGAGGAGAACGATCCCGAGGTGTGAGCTGTTGAGGTTTTCGCACTACGTTCCTGCGTTTAGGCTGACTGGTGAAAGAGGTGGAGCGGTAAGAGGGTATGTGGAGCTGGATTGTAGTGCTTTGTCTCGTAACTTGCTCAGATCTTAG
- the LOC106319047 gene encoding squamosa promoter-binding-like protein 7 isoform X1, whose translation MSSLSQSPSPPEMEIQPPALLDDDPSTYSSSALWDWGDLLDFAADERLLVSLDSDQTPFSPVPPPPMIPTQSETYPSPDESGGSGSDRVRKRDPRLLCSNFVEGLLPCSCPELDQKLEEAELPKKKRVRGGSGVARCQVPGCEVDISELKGYHRRHRVCLRCANASFVVIDGEDKRYCQQCGKFHVLPDFDEGKRSCRRKLERHNNRRKRKPVDKGGVASEQQQVLSQNDNSVIDVDDGKADNTCSSDQRVEQEVSLNFEDRHIPTQGSVPFTHSINADNFVSGTCSGEAQPDEGINDTKFELSPSGGDNKSAYSTMCPTGRISFKLYDWNPAEFPRRLRHQIFQWLATMPVELEGYIRPGCTILTVFIAMPEITWAKLSKDPVAYLDEFILKPGKMLFGRGSMTVYLNNMIFRLIKGGTTLRRVDVKLESPKLQFVYPTCFEAGKPIELVVCGLNLVQPKCRFLVSFSGKYLPHNYSVVPALGQDGKRSCNNKLYRIKIVNSEPNLFGPAFVEVENESGLSNFIPLIIGDKAICSEMKVIEQKFNATLFPEEQDITACCSMTCCCKDFKERQSTFTGLLLDIAWSVKVPASECTEQTVNRCQIKRYNRVLNYLIHSNSPSILGNVLHNLETLVKKMEPDSFVHCTCDCDVRLLHENMNTARKQQSHVDSKVNPVTSVCCCESSFQKDISSRVPNFNQEPEAGVGCDERIQAASPDTGRKETDPLLNKEVVMTVNDIGDWPRKSCIPIQSAQTFRSRQTVLFIATIAVCFAVCAVLYHPNKVTQLAVSIRTRLAHKL comes from the exons ATGTCTTCTCTGTCGCAATCTCCATCGCCGCCGGAGATGGAAATCCAACCGCCGGCATTGCTGGACGATGATCCTTCCACTTATTCCTCCTCCGCTCTGTGGGATTGGGGCGATCTCCTTGACTTCGCCGCGGACGAGCGTCTCCTCGTCTCCTTGGACTCTGATCAAACCCCCTTCTCTCCCGTTCCTCCTCCTCCGATGATTCCGACGCAATCTGAAACGTATCCTTCGCCGGATGAATCTGGAGGCTCTGGCTCCGATCGGGTTAGGAAGCGTGACCCGAGGCTGCTTTGTTCGAATTTCGTGGAAGGTTTGCTTCCGTGCTCGTGTCCGGAGCTCGATCAGAAGCTTGAGGAGGCTGAGCTGCCGAAGAAGAAGCGGGTTCGAGGCGGGTCGGGCGTGGCTCGATGTCAGGTTCCGGGTTGCGAAGTTGATATAAGCGAGCTTAAAGGTTATCATAGGAGGCATAGGGTTTGCCTACGGTGTGCGAACGCTAGCTTTGTTGTGATTGATGGAGAGGATAAGAGATACTGCCAACAGTGTGGAAA GTTCCACGTGCTCCCGGACTTTGACGAGGGAAAACGCAGCTGTCGGAGAAAGCTAGAGCGTCACAACAACAGAAGGAAAAGGAAACCTGTAGATAAAGGAGGAGTTGCTTCAGAACAACAACAAGTGTTATCACAGAATGATAACAGTGTCATTGATGTTGATGATGGAAAAG CAGATAATACATGCTCCAGTGACCAAAGAGTGGAACAAGAGGTTTCATTGAATTTTGAAGATCGGCATATCCCCACTCAGGGTTCTGTACCATTTACCCATAGCATCAATGCAGACAACTTTGTCTCTGGTACATGTTCGGGTGAAGCTCAACCAGATGAAGGAATTAATGACACAAAGTTTGAACTTTCACCTTCCGGTGGTGACAACAAAAGTGCTTACTCAACTATG TGTCCCACAGGTCGGATCTCTTTCAAACTCTACGATTGGAATCCAGCGGAGTTCCCACGTAGACTTCGTCATCAA ATATTCCAATGGTTGGCCACCATGCCTGTTGAGTTGGAGGGATATATCCGTCCCGGATGTACAATTTTGACCGTCTTCATAGCAATGCCCGAGATTACGTGGGCGAAG TTGTCTAAAGATCCTGTGGCATATCTGGATGAATTTATTCTTAAACCTGGGAAGATGCTATTTGGAAGAGGCTCTATGACTGTCTATTTGAACAACATGATTTTCCGTCTTATCAAAG GTGGAACAACTTTACGAAGAGTAGATGTAAAACTAGAGTCACCAAAACTTCAGTTTGTGTATCCAACATGTTTTGAAGCTGGCAAACCAATTGAACTCGTTGTTTGTGGACTTAACCTTGTGCAACCCAAATGCCG GTTTCTTGTGTCTTTTTCTGGGAAGTACTTACCACATAACTATTCTGTTGTACCTGCACTAGGCCAGGATGGGAAGCGTTCTTGTAATAACAAGTTGTACAGAATAAAGATTGTGAATTCTGAGCCTAATCTATTTGGCCCTGCATTTGTCGAG GTTGAAAATGAATCTGGCCTATCAAATTTCATACCTCTAATAATTGGGGATAAAGCCATCTGTTCTGAAATGAAAGTAATAGAGCAGAAGTTCAATGCTACACTCTTTCCAGAGGAACAAGACATTACCGCCTGCTGTTCTATGACTTGCTGTTGCAAGGATTTCAAAGAGAGGCAAAGCACCTTTACTGGGCTCTTGTTAGATATTGCATGGTCAGTGAAAGTGCCCGCTTCAGAATGCACTGAGCAAACCGTGAACCGATGTCAGATAAAGAGATACAACAGAGTGTTGAATTATCTGATACATAGTAACTCGCCCTCAATCTTAGGAAACGTACTGCACAATCTGGAAACTTTGGTGAAGAAAATGGAGCCAGACAGTTTCGTTCACTGTACATGTGACTGCGACGTGAGGCTTCTACATGAAAATATGAATACAGCCAGAAAACAGCAAAGCCATGTAGATTCAAAGGTGAATCCAGTAACATCAGTGTGCTGTTGTGAGAGCAGTTTCCAGAAGGACATCTCATCAAGAGTACCAAACTTCAATCAG GAACCAGAAGCAGGTGTAGGTTGTGACGAGAGGATACAAGCAGCTTCACCAGATACTGGAAGAAAAGAAACCGATCCTCTGTTAAACAAAGAGGTTGTCATGACCGTTAATGACATAGGTGACTGGCCAAGGAAGTCTTGTATACCAATACAGTCTGCCCAAACATTCAGGTCTCGTCAGACTGTTCTCTTTATCGCTACAATTGCTGTCTGTTTTGCGGTCTGTGCGGTTCTCTACCACCCAAACAAGGTCACGCAGCTTGCAGTGTCTATCCGGACGAGATTGGCACACAAACTATGA
- the LOC106319047 gene encoding squamosa promoter-binding-like protein 7 isoform X2 has translation MSSLSQSPSPPEMEIQPPALLDDDPSTYSSSALWDWGDLLDFAADERLLVSLDSDQTPFSPVPPPPMIPTQSETYPSPDESGGSGSDRVRKRDPRLLCSNFVEGLLPCSCPELDQKLEEAELPKKKRVRGGSGVARCQVPGCEVDISELKGYHRRHRVCLRCANASFVVIDGEDKRYCQQCGKFHVLPDFDEGKRSCRRKLERHNNRRKRKPVDKGGVASEQQQVLSQNDNSVIDVDDGKDNTCSSDQRVEQEVSLNFEDRHIPTQGSVPFTHSINADNFVSGTCSGEAQPDEGINDTKFELSPSGGDNKSAYSTMCPTGRISFKLYDWNPAEFPRRLRHQIFQWLATMPVELEGYIRPGCTILTVFIAMPEITWAKLSKDPVAYLDEFILKPGKMLFGRGSMTVYLNNMIFRLIKGGTTLRRVDVKLESPKLQFVYPTCFEAGKPIELVVCGLNLVQPKCRFLVSFSGKYLPHNYSVVPALGQDGKRSCNNKLYRIKIVNSEPNLFGPAFVEVENESGLSNFIPLIIGDKAICSEMKVIEQKFNATLFPEEQDITACCSMTCCCKDFKERQSTFTGLLLDIAWSVKVPASECTEQTVNRCQIKRYNRVLNYLIHSNSPSILGNVLHNLETLVKKMEPDSFVHCTCDCDVRLLHENMNTARKQQSHVDSKVNPVTSVCCCESSFQKDISSRVPNFNQEPEAGVGCDERIQAASPDTGRKETDPLLNKEVVMTVNDIGDWPRKSCIPIQSAQTFRSRQTVLFIATIAVCFAVCAVLYHPNKVTQLAVSIRTRLAHKL, from the exons ATGTCTTCTCTGTCGCAATCTCCATCGCCGCCGGAGATGGAAATCCAACCGCCGGCATTGCTGGACGATGATCCTTCCACTTATTCCTCCTCCGCTCTGTGGGATTGGGGCGATCTCCTTGACTTCGCCGCGGACGAGCGTCTCCTCGTCTCCTTGGACTCTGATCAAACCCCCTTCTCTCCCGTTCCTCCTCCTCCGATGATTCCGACGCAATCTGAAACGTATCCTTCGCCGGATGAATCTGGAGGCTCTGGCTCCGATCGGGTTAGGAAGCGTGACCCGAGGCTGCTTTGTTCGAATTTCGTGGAAGGTTTGCTTCCGTGCTCGTGTCCGGAGCTCGATCAGAAGCTTGAGGAGGCTGAGCTGCCGAAGAAGAAGCGGGTTCGAGGCGGGTCGGGCGTGGCTCGATGTCAGGTTCCGGGTTGCGAAGTTGATATAAGCGAGCTTAAAGGTTATCATAGGAGGCATAGGGTTTGCCTACGGTGTGCGAACGCTAGCTTTGTTGTGATTGATGGAGAGGATAAGAGATACTGCCAACAGTGTGGAAA GTTCCACGTGCTCCCGGACTTTGACGAGGGAAAACGCAGCTGTCGGAGAAAGCTAGAGCGTCACAACAACAGAAGGAAAAGGAAACCTGTAGATAAAGGAGGAGTTGCTTCAGAACAACAACAAGTGTTATCACAGAATGATAACAGTGTCATTGATGTTGATGATGGAAAAG ATAATACATGCTCCAGTGACCAAAGAGTGGAACAAGAGGTTTCATTGAATTTTGAAGATCGGCATATCCCCACTCAGGGTTCTGTACCATTTACCCATAGCATCAATGCAGACAACTTTGTCTCTGGTACATGTTCGGGTGAAGCTCAACCAGATGAAGGAATTAATGACACAAAGTTTGAACTTTCACCTTCCGGTGGTGACAACAAAAGTGCTTACTCAACTATG TGTCCCACAGGTCGGATCTCTTTCAAACTCTACGATTGGAATCCAGCGGAGTTCCCACGTAGACTTCGTCATCAA ATATTCCAATGGTTGGCCACCATGCCTGTTGAGTTGGAGGGATATATCCGTCCCGGATGTACAATTTTGACCGTCTTCATAGCAATGCCCGAGATTACGTGGGCGAAG TTGTCTAAAGATCCTGTGGCATATCTGGATGAATTTATTCTTAAACCTGGGAAGATGCTATTTGGAAGAGGCTCTATGACTGTCTATTTGAACAACATGATTTTCCGTCTTATCAAAG GTGGAACAACTTTACGAAGAGTAGATGTAAAACTAGAGTCACCAAAACTTCAGTTTGTGTATCCAACATGTTTTGAAGCTGGCAAACCAATTGAACTCGTTGTTTGTGGACTTAACCTTGTGCAACCCAAATGCCG GTTTCTTGTGTCTTTTTCTGGGAAGTACTTACCACATAACTATTCTGTTGTACCTGCACTAGGCCAGGATGGGAAGCGTTCTTGTAATAACAAGTTGTACAGAATAAAGATTGTGAATTCTGAGCCTAATCTATTTGGCCCTGCATTTGTCGAG GTTGAAAATGAATCTGGCCTATCAAATTTCATACCTCTAATAATTGGGGATAAAGCCATCTGTTCTGAAATGAAAGTAATAGAGCAGAAGTTCAATGCTACACTCTTTCCAGAGGAACAAGACATTACCGCCTGCTGTTCTATGACTTGCTGTTGCAAGGATTTCAAAGAGAGGCAAAGCACCTTTACTGGGCTCTTGTTAGATATTGCATGGTCAGTGAAAGTGCCCGCTTCAGAATGCACTGAGCAAACCGTGAACCGATGTCAGATAAAGAGATACAACAGAGTGTTGAATTATCTGATACATAGTAACTCGCCCTCAATCTTAGGAAACGTACTGCACAATCTGGAAACTTTGGTGAAGAAAATGGAGCCAGACAGTTTCGTTCACTGTACATGTGACTGCGACGTGAGGCTTCTACATGAAAATATGAATACAGCCAGAAAACAGCAAAGCCATGTAGATTCAAAGGTGAATCCAGTAACATCAGTGTGCTGTTGTGAGAGCAGTTTCCAGAAGGACATCTCATCAAGAGTACCAAACTTCAATCAG GAACCAGAAGCAGGTGTAGGTTGTGACGAGAGGATACAAGCAGCTTCACCAGATACTGGAAGAAAAGAAACCGATCCTCTGTTAAACAAAGAGGTTGTCATGACCGTTAATGACATAGGTGACTGGCCAAGGAAGTCTTGTATACCAATACAGTCTGCCCAAACATTCAGGTCTCGTCAGACTGTTCTCTTTATCGCTACAATTGCTGTCTGTTTTGCGGTCTGTGCGGTTCTCTACCACCCAAACAAGGTCACGCAGCTTGCAGTGTCTATCCGGACGAGATTGGCACACAAACTATGA
- the LOC106319047 gene encoding squamosa promoter-binding-like protein 7 isoform X3, translating into MSSLSQSPSPPEMEIQPPALLDDDPSTYSSSALWDWGDLLDFAADERLLVSLDSDQTPFSPVPPPPMIPTQSETYPSPDESGGSGSDRVRKRDPRLLCSNFVEGLLPCSCPELDQKLEEAELPKKKRVRGGSGVARCQVPGCEVDISELKGYHRRHRVCLRCANASFVVIDGEDKRYCQQCGKFHVLPDFDEGKRSCRRKLERHNNRRKRKPVDKGGVASEQQQVLSQNDNSVIDVDDGKADNTCSSDQRVEQEVSLNFEDRHIPTQGSVPFTHSINADNFVSGTCSGEAQPDEGINDTKFELSPSGGDNKSAYSTMCPTGRISFKLYDWNPAEFPRRLRHQIFQWLATMPVELEGYIRPGCTILTVFIAMPEITWAKLSKDPVAYLDEFILKPGKMLFGRGSMTVYLNNMIFRLIKGGTTLRRVDVKLESPKLQFVYPTCFEAGKPIELVVCGLNLVQPKCRFLVSFSGKYLPHNYSVVPALGQDGKRSCNNKLYRIKIVNSEPNLFGPAFVEVENESGLSNFIPLIIGDKAICSEMKVIEQKFNATLFPEEQDITACCSMTCCCKDFKERQSTFTGLLLDIAWSVKVPASECTEQTVNRCQIKRYNRVLNYLIHSNSPSILGNVLHNLETLVKKMEPDSFVHCTCDCDVRLLHENMNTARKQQSHVDSKVNPVTSVCCCESSFQKDISSREPEAGVGCDERIQAASPDTGRKETDPLLNKEVVMTVNDIGDWPRKSCIPIQSAQTFRSRQTVLFIATIAVCFAVCAVLYHPNKVTQLAVSIRTRLAHKL; encoded by the exons ATGTCTTCTCTGTCGCAATCTCCATCGCCGCCGGAGATGGAAATCCAACCGCCGGCATTGCTGGACGATGATCCTTCCACTTATTCCTCCTCCGCTCTGTGGGATTGGGGCGATCTCCTTGACTTCGCCGCGGACGAGCGTCTCCTCGTCTCCTTGGACTCTGATCAAACCCCCTTCTCTCCCGTTCCTCCTCCTCCGATGATTCCGACGCAATCTGAAACGTATCCTTCGCCGGATGAATCTGGAGGCTCTGGCTCCGATCGGGTTAGGAAGCGTGACCCGAGGCTGCTTTGTTCGAATTTCGTGGAAGGTTTGCTTCCGTGCTCGTGTCCGGAGCTCGATCAGAAGCTTGAGGAGGCTGAGCTGCCGAAGAAGAAGCGGGTTCGAGGCGGGTCGGGCGTGGCTCGATGTCAGGTTCCGGGTTGCGAAGTTGATATAAGCGAGCTTAAAGGTTATCATAGGAGGCATAGGGTTTGCCTACGGTGTGCGAACGCTAGCTTTGTTGTGATTGATGGAGAGGATAAGAGATACTGCCAACAGTGTGGAAA GTTCCACGTGCTCCCGGACTTTGACGAGGGAAAACGCAGCTGTCGGAGAAAGCTAGAGCGTCACAACAACAGAAGGAAAAGGAAACCTGTAGATAAAGGAGGAGTTGCTTCAGAACAACAACAAGTGTTATCACAGAATGATAACAGTGTCATTGATGTTGATGATGGAAAAG CAGATAATACATGCTCCAGTGACCAAAGAGTGGAACAAGAGGTTTCATTGAATTTTGAAGATCGGCATATCCCCACTCAGGGTTCTGTACCATTTACCCATAGCATCAATGCAGACAACTTTGTCTCTGGTACATGTTCGGGTGAAGCTCAACCAGATGAAGGAATTAATGACACAAAGTTTGAACTTTCACCTTCCGGTGGTGACAACAAAAGTGCTTACTCAACTATG TGTCCCACAGGTCGGATCTCTTTCAAACTCTACGATTGGAATCCAGCGGAGTTCCCACGTAGACTTCGTCATCAA ATATTCCAATGGTTGGCCACCATGCCTGTTGAGTTGGAGGGATATATCCGTCCCGGATGTACAATTTTGACCGTCTTCATAGCAATGCCCGAGATTACGTGGGCGAAG TTGTCTAAAGATCCTGTGGCATATCTGGATGAATTTATTCTTAAACCTGGGAAGATGCTATTTGGAAGAGGCTCTATGACTGTCTATTTGAACAACATGATTTTCCGTCTTATCAAAG GTGGAACAACTTTACGAAGAGTAGATGTAAAACTAGAGTCACCAAAACTTCAGTTTGTGTATCCAACATGTTTTGAAGCTGGCAAACCAATTGAACTCGTTGTTTGTGGACTTAACCTTGTGCAACCCAAATGCCG GTTTCTTGTGTCTTTTTCTGGGAAGTACTTACCACATAACTATTCTGTTGTACCTGCACTAGGCCAGGATGGGAAGCGTTCTTGTAATAACAAGTTGTACAGAATAAAGATTGTGAATTCTGAGCCTAATCTATTTGGCCCTGCATTTGTCGAG GTTGAAAATGAATCTGGCCTATCAAATTTCATACCTCTAATAATTGGGGATAAAGCCATCTGTTCTGAAATGAAAGTAATAGAGCAGAAGTTCAATGCTACACTCTTTCCAGAGGAACAAGACATTACCGCCTGCTGTTCTATGACTTGCTGTTGCAAGGATTTCAAAGAGAGGCAAAGCACCTTTACTGGGCTCTTGTTAGATATTGCATGGTCAGTGAAAGTGCCCGCTTCAGAATGCACTGAGCAAACCGTGAACCGATGTCAGATAAAGAGATACAACAGAGTGTTGAATTATCTGATACATAGTAACTCGCCCTCAATCTTAGGAAACGTACTGCACAATCTGGAAACTTTGGTGAAGAAAATGGAGCCAGACAGTTTCGTTCACTGTACATGTGACTGCGACGTGAGGCTTCTACATGAAAATATGAATACAGCCAGAAAACAGCAAAGCCATGTAGATTCAAAGGTGAATCCAGTAACATCAGTGTGCTGTTGTGAGAGCAGTTTCCAGAAGGACATCTCATCAAGA GAACCAGAAGCAGGTGTAGGTTGTGACGAGAGGATACAAGCAGCTTCACCAGATACTGGAAGAAAAGAAACCGATCCTCTGTTAAACAAAGAGGTTGTCATGACCGTTAATGACATAGGTGACTGGCCAAGGAAGTCTTGTATACCAATACAGTCTGCCCAAACATTCAGGTCTCGTCAGACTGTTCTCTTTATCGCTACAATTGCTGTCTGTTTTGCGGTCTGTGCGGTTCTCTACCACCCAAACAAGGTCACGCAGCTTGCAGTGTCTATCCGGACGAGATTGGCACACAAACTATGA
- the LOC106313798 gene encoding NADH dehydrogenase [ubiquinone] 1 alpha subcomplex subunit 8-B-like: MSSAVDATGNPIPTSAVLTASAKHIGLRCLPENVAFLKCKKNDPNPEKCLDKGRDVTRCVIGLLKDLHQKCQKEMDDYVGCMYYYTNEFDLCRKEQEAFEKVCPLK; this comes from the exons ATGTCGAGTGCGGTGGACGCAACTGGGAACCCGATCCCTACATCCGCGGTGTTGACTGCGTCGGCGAAGCATATAGGATTAAGATGTTTGCCTGAGAACGTTGCCTTCCTCAAGTGCAAAAAGAACGATCCCAACCCCGAGAAATGTCTCGACAAGGGCCGTGACGTCACTCGCTGTGTCATTGGCTT GCTGAAGGATCTTCACCAGAAGTGCCAAAAGGAGATGGATGACTATGTTGGGTGTATGTATTACTACACCAACGAGTTTGATCTCTGCAGGAAAGAGCAAGAAGCCTTCGAGAAAGTGTGCCCCCTGAAATGA